In Musa acuminata AAA Group cultivar baxijiao chromosome BXJ3-11, Cavendish_Baxijiao_AAA, whole genome shotgun sequence, one DNA window encodes the following:
- the LOC135653138 gene encoding inositol phosphorylceramide glucuronosyltransferase 1-like produces the protein MRSPVARSGFLMMVLVVLGVSGCGRAKTEDAYVTLLYGDEFLLGVRVLGKSIRDTGSTKDMVVLVSDGVSEYAKMLLDADGWIVQHISLLANPNHVRPKRFWGVYTKLKIFNMTDYRKVVYLDADTIVVKSIEDLFKCGKFCANLKHSERLNSGVMVVEPSESTFRDMMSQVNSLYSYTGGDQGFLNSYYSDFPNAHVFEPNLSSDAMNSRPVPEMQRLSTLYNADVGLYMLANKWMVKEEELRVIHYTLGPLKPWDWWTAWLLKPVDVWQNVRKQLGESLPGTGGGRDPHDQLLVKTLCAFPVCLLFLFYYGSFLQIIKDFTNIFSRNSICDYARRIYQRFRSGGLPAYSGVGVAPSSFVNPSQQFSGGSHYKLPAYLGAMSVFVCFMAAAVSLGLSFVLVPRQVMPWTGLLLMYEWSFMTFFLIFRCYLNFIHQWGNWIANQTNYNRLDCDSGKGSQRSASGCDVVAWFYWLGMAVLAIVAPSLPCLLGITALFTRLGLMIGGGFVLAAFVTFASEHLAVRAFLKGYEDRPSAKV, from the exons ATGAGGTCGCCTGTGGCGAGGTCAGGGTTCTTGATGATGGTTCTGGTGGTTCTTGGAGTCTCGGGTTGCGGGAGGGCCAAGACCGAGGACGCATACGTCACCCTCCTATACGGAGATGAGTTTCTCCTGGGAGTTCGTGTCCTCGGGAAGTCGATCCGTGATACCGGATCCACCAAGGACATGGTCGTCCTAGTCTCGGATGGCGTCTCCGAGTATGCCAAGATGCTTCTTGAT GCTGATGGTTGGATTGTCCAGCATATAAGTTTGTTGGCCAATCCAAATCATGTGCGGCCAAAGAGGTTTTGGGGAGTGTACACAAAATTAAAGATATTCAACATGACAGATTATAGAAAAG TTGTTTATCTTGACGCTGATACAATTGTCGTAAAGAGTATTGAGGATCTATTCAAGTGTGGAAAGTTCTGTGCAAACTTGAAACATTCTGAAAGATTGAACTCTGGGGTGATGGTTGTAGAGCCTTCTGAATCCACTTTTAGAGATATGATGAGCCAAGTGAACTCTTTATATTCTTACACTGGAG GAGATCAAGGTTTTCTGAATTCATATTATTCTGATTTTCCCAATGCCCATGTTTTCGAGCCCAATTTGTCTTCAGATGCCATGAATTCTAGACCTGTACCTGAAATGCAACGGCTCTCTACTCTATATAATGCAGATGTTGGTCTTTACATGCTGGCCAATAAG TGGATGGTTAAGGAGGAAGAACTTAGAGTTATTCATTACACTCTTGGCCCCCTTAAACCATGGGACTGGTGGACAGCTTGGCTTCTAAAACCAGTGGACGTGTGGCAG AATGTTCGGAAACAACTTGGTGAATCTCTTCCTGGGACTGGTGGAGGAAGAGATCCTCATGACCAGCTGTTGGTCAAAACGTTATGTGCTTTTCCTGTTTGCTTgctgtttttattttattatggttcctttcttCAG ATAATCAAGGATTTCACCAATATATTTTCTCGAAATTCCATCTGTGATTATGCAAGGCGTATCTACCAGCGATTTAGATCAGGAGGCCTTCCTGCATATTCTGGTGTTGGAGTTGCCCCATCTTCTTTTGTGAATCCCAGTCAACAG TTTTCAGGTGGTTCACATTACAAGCTACCTGCTTACTTGGGCGCAATGTCTGTTTTTGTCTGCTTTATGGCTGCTGCGGTGTCCCTTGGTCTTTCATTTGTTCTGGTTCCTCGTCAAGTGATGCCATGGACAGGCTTATTACTGATGTATGAGTGGAGTTTTATGACTTTTTTCTTAATATTTAGATGCTATCTAAATTTTATCCATCAATGGGGAAATTGGATTGCGAATCAGACTAACTATAATCGCCTTGATTGTGACTCAGGAAAAG GTTCTCAACGCAGTGCCTCTGGTTGTGACGTAGTGGCATGGTTTTATTGGTTAGGGATGGCAGTTCTGGCTATTGTTGCCCCTTCACTGCCGTGCCTGTTGGGGATTACTGCTCTTTTTACAAG GTTGGGTCTGATGATTGGCGGTGGTTTTGTATTAGCTGCTTTTGTGACATTTGCCTCGGAGCATCTGGCTGTGAGAGCCTTTCTGAAAGGCTACGAAGATCGTCCGTCAGCCAAGGTCTAG
- the LOC103972162 gene encoding transcription factor MYB30: MGRAPCCEKVGLRRGAWSAEEDRILVEYIQRHGHGNWRAMPKKAGLLRCGKSCRLRWTNYLRPDIRRGNFTAEEEDTIISLHEKLGNKWSAIAASLPGRTDNEIKNLWHTHLKKRMDPKEATQAPKKRRRKKKRDAKNESEPERVNPQADADSGNLRCDVIEVSVEESYSGFSSAATADSSAVSGDVTSSNMEAREEESYDSKEVAVIDESFWLDEAFSMESSTESMTLASLQVPSSAAGAAVGESLSSFSSTTSDDMDFWLKVFMEAEHLDDLPRINPADVQVI, encoded by the exons ATGGGGAGAGCTCCTTGCTGTGAGAAGGTGGGTCTCAGGAGGGGGGCATGGAGTGCAGAAGAGGACAGGATTCTGGTCGAGTACATCCAGAGACATGGCCACGGGAACTGGCGAGCCATGCCCAAGAAAGCAG GGCTGTTGAGATGTGGGAAGAGTTGCAGACTGCGGTGGACGAACTACCTCAGGCCGGACATCAGGCGAGGCAACTTCACCGCGGAGGAAGAGGACACGATCATAAGCCTGCACGAGAAGCTTGGCAACAA ATGGTCTGCGATCGCAGCCAGTTTGCCGGGTCGaacggacaacgagatcaagaacctgTGGCACACCCACTTGAAGAAGCGCATGGATCCGAAGGAGGCGACGCAAGcgccgaagaagaggaggaggaagaagaagcgtgATGCCAAGAACGAATCGGAACCCGAGCGAGTAAACCCGCAAGCGGACGCAGACTCGGGTAATCTGAGATGTGATGTGATCGAGGTATCGGTGGAAGAATCATACAGTGGCTTCTCCTCCGCGGCCACCGCTGATTCCTCGGCCGTGTCGGGAGACGTTACCAGCAGCAACATGGAGGCCAGGGAGGAGGAGAGCTACGATTCCAAAGAAGTGGCGGTGATCGATGAGAGCTTTTGGTTGGACGAAGCGTTCTCGATGGAGAGTTCCACGGAATCCATGACGCTTGCGTCGCTGCAAGTCCCTTCGTCTGCAGCCGGAGCTGCGGTGGGTGAGAGTCTGAGCTCCTTCAGCTCCACCACCAGCGACGACATGGACTTCTGGTTGAAGGTGTTCATGGAAGCTGAACACTTGGATGATCTGCCACGAATCAATCCTGCGGATGTGCAAGTGATCTGA